The DNA region AGAACCCCTAGACATCATAGTCTTGGTGAGCCGTTACCTCACCAACAAACTAATGTCACGCATGCCCATCTAAAACCGCCGGAGCTTTAATCCCAAAAGGATGTCCTTTCGGAATGTTATGGGATATTAGCCCGCCTTTCGGCGAGTTGTGTCCCGGTTGAAGGTAGGTTGCATACGCGTTACGCACCCGTGCGCCACTCTCATCCAGATATTGCTACCCGGAATCCCGTTCGACTTGCATGTATTAAGCCTGCCGCTAGCGTTCATCCTGAGCCAGGATCAAACTCTCCATTGTAAAAAGTTGATCTTTAATGTCTCAAGATTTACTCACTCTTAATTCTCTCTGGAATTCGAGGATATTTGCTACTTGGCTTCTCATTATTTTCAAAGAACTTTTTTCTGTTTTCTCCTCCCGTTGTTTCTTCCGAAAGGGAGTGCAAAATTAATACTTTTTTTAATCCTGCAAGCTTTTTTGAAAAATTTTTTTTAATTATTTTTTTATCTCTTTTTTCAATCAACGTTTGGGGCTGCAAAAGTAAAACATTTTTTATCTCCTCCAAATTTATCTGAAAAAATTTTTGAACATTTTTATAAAGAACCTTTCGTCTAAAGCGGGTGCAAATATAGAACTATATTTTCGAATAAAACAAACCATTTATTTCTCTCCCTGTAATATTTCTTTGAAACCGTTTAAAATGAATTCATTTGATTGAAAAATAATTTTACAATCTCTGTTTCTTTCCGTCTGGTTTTTGACTTTTTTACATATTAAAAAACGTATATATCTGTATTTTAACTATCTGTCATTTTTACTCTTTTTACTTTATGTGCGAGAGTATTATCTTTTGTTTTACTTTTACAGTAATAATTTTTTATTCAGGTTATATTATGGTACGATTGCGTTATATAATTCAAAAAGCACTGTTTTGCAGCATCTTAGTATTTTGTCATTACGTATATGCACAACCTCCTCTCCCCAACAGTGCACTTTCTGCGAAGGATAACAGGTGGTTTACAGGTGGAAATATCGGATTTCAGTTTGGCGATCAAACATTTATTGATATTTCTCCGCTTTGTGGATATAAAGTAATCGAAAATTTTCACGCAGGAATTTCCGCAACCTATAAGTATTATCAGTACAAAAAAGCCTTTTATGATCCTTATCGCGCAAAATGGCTTTCCTATACAGGCAATATCATTGGAGGAAGTGTATTTGCCCGTTACTTTGTTATACCAGAGGTATTTGCCAATTTAGAATACGAAATGCTCTGGCTTTCGTTTGACGATTTTTACGATAATGGCAATACCATCTCCAAAGCCAGAGAAACCCGTTATGTTCCATCTTTGCTTGCCGGAGGAGGCTACAGGCAATATATTTCTGATAAAACAAGCTTTGATATTGTTGTATTATGGAACTTTCTCGAATCGCAGTATTCTCCTTACGATAACCCCATCATACGGATTGGGTTTTCGGTAGATTTATAAATATCAAGAAAGCCATAATCATGAGATTTACGGCTTTCTTGAAACAATTGTAACTACAAAAACTATTCAGGAATACGTTTTAATATTTCCAAGGTTAGATTCCAGAAACGCTGTACACTGGGGATATGCAAACTTTCGTCGGGAGAATGTGCTCCCTTGATAGTAGGTCCATAGGATACCATATCCATCCCCTGAATTTTTTCCCCTATTAAACCACATTCAAGTCCTGCATGTATAGCTAAAACTTTGGGGGTTACCTTAAATAATGATTCATAAGCAGTACGTGTTATTTCCAGTATTTCGCTATCGGGGTTCGGAGTCCATCCGGGATAACCATCGGAATGAGTAAACACCGCGCCCGCCAATACAAAAACACTCTCTACCATGGATGCCACATACATTTTGGCACTTTCCACAGAACTCCGTTGACTGGTAGTAATTTCTATATGATTATTCTTACATTTTACTGAGGCAAGATTTGTAGAGGTTTCCACAAAATCAGGGATATCAGCCGACATGGTAATCACGCCGTGCGGGCAGGCAAGTAATGTATGTATTAGCGTTTGCTGCGTAATTTCATCAAAAATACCGGATGGAGGTACTGTAGGAAGGCAACTGATTGCAAGCCCCGGTTCTGTTATCCTGTATTCAGTTTTGATACTATTTTCGAAATTTTTCACAAACGAAAGGAAAAGCAAGGACTTATCTTTAGGCAAAGTTACCAGCGCCTGCGCTTCTCTGGCAATGGCATTTCTCAGATTTCCCCCATCGAAATCGCTTAACCGCAATCCCCGTTTCGTTCCTTCAAACAACAGACGGGCAAGTATTTTATTAGCATTACCCCTGCCTTTATTGATATCGTCGCCAGAATGTCCTCCCAATAAACCCGACACCTTAATTATATAGGTATCTACATCCGAAGGTACCTGAGCCAACTTAATTGGCAATTTAGCAACGGTGTCAATTCCCCCGGCACAGCCTATAAATAATTCACCTTCGTCTTCCGAATCGAGGTTTAACAGTATTTTGCTGTTCAAATTGCGGGCATCGAGCCCGAAAGCCCCTGTAAGTCCGGTTTCTTCATCCACAGTAAACACACATTCGATGGGTCCGTGCTCAATATCGGTTGCTGCTAGCAATGCAAGCTGAGCGGCTATGCCTATGCCATCGTCGGCACCCAGTGTAGTTCCTTTTGCTTTAACCCATTCGCCATCAATATAGGGCTGAATGGGATCCCTGTCAAAATCATGAACAGTACCGTCGTTTTTTTCACACACCATATCAATATGGCTTTGCAGAATAACGGATTTTTTCTTTTCAAGCCCGGGAGTTGCCGGTTTGCGAATAATAATATTGCCCGTTGCATCTTTTACAGTGAATAGATTTCTCTTTTCCCCAAATGTAATGAGATATTCTGCAATTTTTTCTTCCTTTTT from Lentimicrobiaceae bacterium includes:
- a CDS encoding aminoacyl-histidine dipeptidase, producing MTNDILTLQPDSLWFFFNEICKIPRPSKKEEKIAEYLITFGEKRNLFTVKDATGNIIIRKPATPGLEKKKSVILQSHIDMVCEKNDGTVHDFDRDPIQPYIDGEWVKAKGTTLGADDGIGIAAQLALLAATDIEHGPIECVFTVDEETGLTGAFGLDARNLNSKILLNLDSEDEGELFIGCAGGIDTVAKLPIKLAQVPSDVDTYIIKVSGLLGGHSGDDINKGRGNANKILARLLFEGTKRGLRLSDFDGGNLRNAIAREAQALVTLPKDKSLLFLSFVKNFENSIKTEYRITEPGLAISCLPTVPPSGIFDEITQQTLIHTLLACPHGVITMSADIPDFVETSTNLASVKCKNNHIEITTSQRSSVESAKMYVASMVESVFVLAGAVFTHSDGYPGWTPNPDSEILEITRTAYESLFKVTPKVLAIHAGLECGLIGEKIQGMDMVSYGPTIKGAHSPDESLHIPSVQRFWNLTLEILKRIPE